The following are from one region of the Estrella lausannensis genome:
- the gcvPB gene encoding aminomethyl-transferring glycine dehydrogenase subunit GcvPB, producing the protein MTMNSAVTIFEKSQEGQKAYSLPYPEAAFSALLPPVELEREEELPLPQIAEIDIIRHYSTLSRNNLGIDTTFYPLGSCTMKLNPKANDEAASNPGFVKAHPLSDDIQVQGCLRIIYELIEDLSAITGMHGGSLAPAAGAQGEFAGLKIIEAYHRSRGERRPEVLIPDSAHGTNPASAALVGLKTIPIRSGVDGDLDMEMLKEKLSSNTAALMLTNPSTLGLFSKNILQISSLVHDKGGLLYYDGANLNAILNVARPGDMGFDVMHLNLHKTFSTPHGGGGPGSGPVLVKDFLKEFLPLPRVIKEKDGFRRDFTEGQSIGRVASFQGNFGVYLRAYLYIKLLGMKGLRHVAENAVLNANYLKTLLAKEVNVPFQGPCMHEFVIQCDSFLEEGVRALDIAKRLLDYGFYSPTVYFPLIIKECMLVEPTETESKRTLDAFAAAFTRIIEEIREDPDLVKSAPHKMSVKRLDEVQAARQPVLTAL; encoded by the coding sequence TTGACGATGAATAGCGCTGTCACGATTTTTGAGAAGTCACAAGAGGGACAAAAAGCTTACTCTCTGCCCTATCCGGAAGCTGCGTTCTCCGCGCTCTTGCCACCGGTAGAGTTGGAGAGAGAAGAGGAGCTGCCTCTGCCGCAAATCGCAGAGATCGATATCATCCGCCACTACAGCACTCTTTCCAGAAACAATTTAGGGATAGACACAACCTTCTATCCGCTGGGCAGCTGCACCATGAAGCTCAACCCGAAAGCAAATGACGAAGCTGCCTCCAATCCGGGATTTGTCAAAGCCCATCCTCTTTCTGACGACATCCAGGTGCAAGGCTGCCTTCGCATTATCTACGAGCTGATCGAAGATCTGTCGGCTATTACCGGGATGCACGGCGGCAGCCTCGCGCCCGCGGCTGGAGCCCAAGGCGAATTTGCCGGCCTCAAAATCATCGAAGCCTATCACCGGAGCCGCGGGGAGCGACGCCCGGAGGTTTTAATTCCGGACAGTGCCCACGGAACAAACCCGGCATCTGCCGCCCTCGTCGGACTAAAAACTATTCCTATCCGCAGCGGCGTCGATGGCGATCTGGATATGGAGATGCTTAAAGAGAAGCTAAGCAGCAACACTGCCGCCCTGATGCTCACCAACCCTTCCACCTTAGGGCTTTTCAGCAAGAATATTCTCCAGATCTCATCCCTTGTACATGATAAAGGAGGCCTCCTTTACTACGATGGAGCGAATTTAAATGCCATTCTGAATGTCGCAAGGCCCGGGGATATGGGATTCGATGTCATGCATTTGAACCTGCACAAGACATTTTCTACTCCGCACGGCGGCGGAGGTCCCGGATCCGGCCCTGTCCTCGTCAAAGACTTTCTGAAGGAATTTCTTCCGCTGCCGCGCGTCATTAAAGAGAAAGACGGCTTTAGAAGAGACTTTACCGAAGGCCAAAGCATCGGGCGGGTCGCTAGCTTCCAAGGAAACTTTGGCGTCTATCTCCGTGCATACCTGTACATAAAACTCCTTGGGATGAAGGGTCTAAGACATGTTGCCGAAAACGCCGTACTGAACGCCAACTACTTGAAAACCCTTCTGGCAAAAGAGGTCAACGTACCCTTCCAGGGTCCCTGTATGCATGAATTCGTCATACAGTGCGACAGTTTTCTGGAAGAGGGAGTGCGCGCTCTCGATATCGCGAAACGCCTTCTCGATTACGGCTTTTACTCGCCGACAGTCTACTTTCCCCTGATTATAAAAGAGTGCATGCTGGTAGAACCTACGGAAACGGAGTCAAAAAGAACCCTTGACGCATTCGCTGCCGCGTTTACGCGCATCATCGAAGAAATCAGGGAAGACCCGGATCTCGTTAAAAGCGCGCCTCACAAGATGAGCGTAAAACGGCTCGATGAAGTGCAGGCAGCAAGACAGCCTGTATTGACAGCGCTATAG
- the gcvPA gene encoding aminomethyl-transferring glycine dehydrogenase subunit GcvPA — translation MDFVANSPVQRKEMMETIGIQDILELYRDIPSSLRLKDEFSEGLSEFEGLALMEKIASENKVLDLVSYLGGGAYEHHIPACVKALIRRGEFLTSYTPYQAEASQGMLQAIFEFQSMVAALTGLNISNASVYDGGSALAEAALMALRQQKERNTLVVFESVHPAYREIIRQYTESIGYKIETVPYNPKSWKTDFSHLEKALNKDTAALIIQSPNIFGRFEDTKQAFSKAKSTGALAILSSNPITFGAFQSAKEQGADIAAGELQPLGIPLQFGGPYAGYLACREELMRQMPGRIVGETVDTEGKTGYVLTLQAREQHIRREKATSNICTNQTLMALSSLMTALWFGPKGMKELALMNYQKAAYLKLRLAKELPGSVIEDNDFFNEFPVKFSKPIQEVLQGFRRAGIEPGIPLGKLMPKEENTLLVAVTEIKSKEMLDRYVETASAIEGRRD, via the coding sequence ATGGATTTTGTCGCAAACAGCCCTGTCCAAAGAAAAGAGATGATGGAAACGATAGGGATTCAAGATATCCTTGAGCTGTATCGGGATATCCCCTCTTCCCTTCGACTTAAGGACGAGTTTTCAGAAGGCCTTTCCGAATTCGAAGGACTGGCCTTGATGGAGAAGATCGCGAGCGAAAACAAAGTTTTGGACCTGGTGAGCTATCTTGGCGGCGGAGCCTATGAGCACCACATCCCGGCCTGTGTCAAAGCGCTGATTCGAAGGGGGGAGTTTTTAACCTCCTATACTCCCTACCAGGCTGAAGCCTCTCAGGGAATGCTTCAAGCCATATTTGAATTTCAATCGATGGTCGCAGCACTCACGGGCTTAAACATCTCCAACGCCTCCGTCTACGATGGCGGATCGGCTCTTGCAGAGGCGGCCCTGATGGCACTGCGCCAGCAGAAAGAAAGAAACACTCTTGTCGTCTTCGAGTCCGTCCATCCGGCCTATAGGGAAATTATTCGTCAATACACCGAATCGATAGGTTATAAGATCGAGACAGTTCCCTATAACCCCAAAAGCTGGAAAACCGATTTTTCCCACCTCGAAAAAGCCTTAAACAAAGATACCGCAGCCCTTATCATTCAAAGCCCTAACATCTTTGGACGTTTTGAAGACACCAAACAGGCTTTTTCAAAGGCAAAATCCACCGGGGCTTTGGCTATTCTCTCATCCAACCCAATCACCTTCGGTGCCTTTCAATCGGCGAAAGAGCAGGGAGCGGATATCGCGGCAGGAGAGCTGCAGCCTCTTGGCATCCCCCTGCAGTTTGGCGGTCCCTATGCCGGATACCTCGCCTGTAGAGAGGAGTTGATGCGCCAGATGCCGGGACGCATCGTCGGAGAGACGGTAGACACCGAGGGTAAAACAGGCTATGTCCTGACGCTGCAGGCAAGAGAGCAACATATCCGAAGAGAGAAGGCGACCTCCAATATCTGCACTAATCAGACACTCATGGCTCTCTCCAGCTTGATGACAGCACTTTGGTTTGGTCCAAAGGGAATGAAAGAGCTGGCTTTGATGAATTATCAAAAGGCTGCCTATTTAAAGCTTAGACTTGCCAAGGAGCTGCCCGGAAGCGTGATCGAAGACAATGATTTCTTCAACGAGTTCCCCGTCAAGTTCTCTAAGCCGATTCAAGAGGTGCTTCAAGGATTCAGGAGAGCCGGCATTGAGCCGGGCATCCCTCTTGGCAAACTGATGCCGAAAGAAGAAAATACACTTCTTGTCGCGGTGACAGAAATCAAAAGTAAAGAGATGCTAGACAGATATGTCGAAACGGCATCCGCTATCGAAGGGAGGAGGGATTGA
- the gcvH gene encoding glycine cleavage system protein GcvH encodes MVRKYSDTHEWIDIQETKATVGISRFAAKELGDIVFVDLPEVGRTIQVKEVAAVLESTKAAADVYAPLTGTVTEVNAKLKEAPELLSEDPEQAGWLYKIDFQQKEELNALMDEAAYQKMLGN; translated from the coding sequence ATGGTAAGAAAATATTCCGACACCCACGAATGGATCGACATTCAAGAGACAAAAGCCACCGTCGGCATCAGCCGTTTTGCAGCGAAGGAACTGGGCGACATCGTCTTTGTCGATCTGCCTGAAGTGGGTCGCACAATCCAAGTCAAAGAGGTAGCTGCCGTACTGGAGTCAACTAAAGCTGCCGCGGATGTCTATGCCCCTCTTACTGGCACGGTCACAGAGGTAAACGCGAAACTAAAAGAAGCGCCGGAGCTGCTGAGCGAAGATCCCGAGCAGGCAGGATGGCTCTACAAAATCGACTTTCAGCAAAAAGAAGAGCTGAATGCGTTGATGGACGAGGCAGCCTACCAAAAAATGCTCGGAAACTAG
- the gcvT gene encoding glycine cleavage system aminomethyltransferase GcvT: protein MNKTPLYSYHIQKAKMAPFAGFEMPLFYTGALAEVKAVREGAGLFDVSHMGVIEIAGEEAESFLDWVSTNQIKGKKTGSATYTVLCSKEGGCIDDVMVMKVSDSNFLVVANASNRDVVLSHFKQEAARFKSVSVHSLFDTHGLLALQGKTAADVLKEIIPGALNLKKHTLANEKHHEFGPLALSRTGYTGEDGFEILISFKTMRSLWDTILSQRQVIPCGLAARDILRLEMGYALFGHELSPTISPLESVSFWTVKMQKERFLGKDALMNWPTSRCEQGIVLSSKGVMREGYAVFKEDTNVGVITSGGFSPTLGKSVGIALLNSKLAIGDRVTIEIRGKKEPGEIVSLPFIHHQAS, encoded by the coding sequence ATGAACAAAACTCCCCTCTACTCCTATCATATCCAAAAAGCTAAAATGGCGCCCTTTGCAGGCTTCGAGATGCCTCTTTTTTACACCGGCGCTCTCGCTGAAGTGAAAGCGGTGAGGGAGGGGGCCGGCCTGTTTGATGTCAGCCACATGGGAGTCATAGAAATCGCAGGAGAAGAAGCCGAATCCTTTCTTGACTGGGTATCGACCAATCAAATCAAAGGGAAGAAAACGGGATCGGCAACGTATACTGTCCTCTGCTCCAAAGAGGGCGGCTGCATAGACGATGTCATGGTGATGAAAGTCTCCGACTCAAACTTCTTGGTAGTGGCAAATGCCTCGAATCGGGACGTCGTGTTGAGCCATTTCAAACAAGAGGCCGCCCGATTCAAAAGCGTTTCCGTCCATTCCCTCTTCGATACACATGGCCTCTTAGCCCTTCAGGGAAAAACAGCGGCGGATGTTCTAAAAGAAATCATCCCGGGAGCGCTCAATTTAAAAAAGCACACTCTTGCCAATGAGAAGCATCATGAATTCGGACCTCTTGCCCTATCAAGAACCGGCTACACAGGCGAGGATGGGTTCGAAATCCTCATATCGTTCAAAACCATGCGATCGCTATGGGACACCATACTTTCGCAAAGGCAAGTAATTCCCTGCGGCCTTGCGGCACGTGACATCCTAAGGCTGGAGATGGGGTATGCGCTATTTGGCCACGAACTCTCTCCGACTATTTCTCCGCTGGAAAGCGTCAGTTTCTGGACCGTGAAAATGCAAAAAGAGCGTTTCTTGGGCAAAGATGCTCTAATGAATTGGCCCACAAGCAGGTGTGAACAAGGAATTGTCCTTTCATCCAAAGGGGTCATGCGCGAGGGATACGCTGTATTCAAGGAAGATACAAACGTGGGCGTCATCACCTCCGGAGGATTCTCTCCCACTCTGGGAAAATCGGTCGGCATCGCTCTCTTAAATTCCAAACTCGCCATCGGCGACCGCGTCACCATCGAAATCCGCGGTAAAAAAGAACCGGGCGAAATAGTATCGCTGCCCTTTATTCATCATCAAGCATCTTAA
- a CDS encoding phosphotransferase family protein has translation MDSLISHFRPRLNIPDASFTLIEHDNAMVALVYLVAGEGGQQFILKISPKAEDYKREKLLLNHFSGIIPVPRLFKELEPFDSYPGALLMERIPGTLLTNKTLSEEIAFEAGAILAKIHLFRIHGFGDPVNPETLSLDPKDYFAKKFEEGLSECTGNLSESLLKKCRIYFQEQLPLLDSADGPCIAHRDFRPANILTDGNKITGVIDWAGGRSGFAEEDFCPIEDGSWGMDEKQLQAFRRGYKTVRPLPATDKTLSLMQLSKAIATVGFTVKKGTWNTKNKGTYLRYLRWIELFFLHENNTPTSS, from the coding sequence ATGGACTCTCTAATTTCACACTTCCGGCCTCGGTTGAATATTCCCGATGCCTCATTCACCTTGATCGAGCATGATAACGCCATGGTCGCCCTTGTTTACCTAGTCGCCGGGGAAGGAGGCCAGCAATTTATCTTGAAAATCAGCCCTAAGGCCGAAGATTACAAAAGAGAAAAACTGCTCTTAAACCATTTCTCAGGGATAATCCCCGTACCGCGCCTTTTTAAGGAACTCGAGCCTTTCGACAGCTATCCCGGAGCTCTTCTGATGGAGCGAATACCCGGAACGCTCCTCACAAATAAAACTCTCAGCGAAGAGATTGCCTTCGAAGCGGGAGCCATTTTAGCGAAGATTCACCTCTTCCGCATCCATGGATTCGGAGATCCCGTCAACCCGGAAACCTTAAGCCTCGATCCCAAGGACTATTTCGCAAAAAAATTCGAAGAGGGTCTCTCCGAGTGCACAGGCAATCTCTCGGAATCTTTGCTGAAAAAGTGCCGGATCTACTTTCAGGAGCAGCTCCCACTCTTAGATTCTGCTGACGGCCCCTGTATTGCCCACCGCGATTTTAGGCCGGCCAATATTCTAACGGACGGCAATAAGATCACAGGAGTGATCGACTGGGCGGGAGGGAGGTCAGGCTTTGCGGAAGAAGATTTTTGCCCCATCGAAGATGGTAGCTGGGGGATGGATGAGAAGCAACTCCAGGCTTTCCGCCGAGGCTATAAGACCGTACGCCCGCTTCCTGCCACCGACAAAACACTTTCTTTAATGCAACTAAGTAAAGCGATTGCCACCGTTGGTTTCACTGTAAAGAAAGGGACCTGGAACACAAAGAACAAAGGAACCTATCTGCGCTATCTGCGATGGATTGAATTGTTTTTTCTTCATGAAAACAACACACCCACATCTTCCTGA
- a CDS encoding LicD family protein translates to MERLLYFIASQIMIFGLPAVDLYIRSTENVFLNTASEEASPTEHLGNILLAPAQYLLDGYYAYKIFENGKEKVFLRERFDYQRNFIRNATLSLILAPLLTPHGMLIKAIAYLGEETQARHRAIQEELLNPEIKSNNLYLRSMGIPIPFARSEKEPLIAQNFRRRPGDEHHLKDEKEALKAISALLQKENITYFADCGTCLGAYRYRGVIPWDNDIDIAILQPDFKRTKQALKKLNPDLYQVQDWSSRGRRDSYLKVYVKNTGSLIDIYCYAIDPDLKTLTYIISGEENIFLPEQWKERERRYIAPVSFDTIFPLKIATLDDIEVPVPNKTANYLKIRYGENISPCHIFDEQENRYVKDLTHPYWSQE, encoded by the coding sequence ATGGAACGCCTGCTATATTTCATTGCCTCGCAAATTATGATTTTCGGCTTGCCGGCGGTCGATCTCTACATCCGCTCGACAGAAAATGTCTTTCTGAACACTGCCTCCGAAGAAGCTAGCCCCACAGAGCATCTCGGCAACATTCTTCTTGCTCCTGCACAATATCTATTGGATGGGTATTATGCCTACAAAATTTTTGAAAACGGTAAAGAAAAAGTCTTTCTCCGAGAACGATTTGACTACCAACGAAACTTCATCCGGAATGCTACCCTCTCCCTGATTTTAGCCCCCTTACTGACCCCTCATGGCATGCTGATCAAAGCGATTGCCTACCTCGGCGAGGAGACGCAGGCCAGGCATCGGGCTATTCAGGAAGAGCTTCTCAACCCTGAGATTAAAAGCAACAACCTCTACCTTCGCTCTATGGGCATTCCTATTCCTTTTGCCCGATCAGAGAAAGAGCCGCTGATCGCCCAAAACTTTAGACGCAGACCTGGAGATGAGCATCACCTCAAAGATGAAAAAGAGGCCCTGAAAGCCATCAGCGCCCTGTTACAAAAAGAAAACATCACCTATTTTGCCGACTGCGGCACATGCCTTGGCGCCTATCGCTACAGAGGGGTCATCCCATGGGATAATGACATTGATATCGCGATTTTACAACCCGACTTTAAGCGAACCAAGCAGGCTTTAAAGAAACTCAACCCGGACTTGTATCAAGTCCAGGACTGGTCAAGCCGCGGCAGGCGAGACAGCTACCTCAAGGTTTATGTCAAAAACACAGGCTCCTTAATCGACATCTACTGCTACGCGATCGATCCGGATCTCAAGACACTGACCTACATCATATCGGGCGAAGAAAACATTTTCTTGCCTGAGCAGTGGAAGGAACGTGAACGGCGCTATATCGCTCCCGTCTCGTTCGACACGATTTTTCCCCTTAAGATTGCCACTTTGGATGATATCGAAGTGCCTGTCCCAAACAAGACGGCAAATTACCTGAAAATCCGGTATGGTGAAAATATCAGCCCCTGCCACATCTTCGATGAGCAAGAAAACCGCTATGTCAAAGACTTAACCCATCCCTATTGGAGCCAAGAGTAA
- a CDS encoding caspase family protein, with amino-acid sequence MKSLIFACIQPSARWWLFLILLAFSSFSDAGEIKAILLCDTRAQNLEKSVSSDLKNWQAELQRISKGTGLPLVLYTFTNEKAGKPFVEALKEITIHEDDVVFFYFSGHGFRTNSKSGNQWPNLYLTSDKIGIDFYAVFQSLSAKKPRLLIALSDCCNNVLPEKSAPPVVPIHAYKHLKPISYQQANYKRLFLKTKGTILIGSSIPGEFSWGTESGGLYTLALLRFLIEDVNSPKPADWHVLLDKAAKQVVSRNLGQTPQYELNISLD; translated from the coding sequence ATGAAATCTTTGATTTTCGCCTGCATCCAGCCAAGCGCCAGGTGGTGGCTTTTTCTTATCCTCCTTGCGTTTTCCTCTTTCAGCGATGCGGGCGAAATCAAGGCCATCTTGCTCTGCGACACTAGAGCGCAGAACCTGGAAAAGTCAGTGAGCTCCGACTTAAAAAATTGGCAGGCAGAACTGCAAAGGATTTCGAAAGGAACAGGCCTTCCCCTGGTTCTTTACACCTTCACCAATGAAAAAGCCGGCAAACCTTTCGTTGAGGCGCTCAAAGAGATCACCATCCACGAAGACGACGTGGTGTTCTTTTACTTTTCAGGCCACGGCTTCAGAACCAATTCCAAAAGCGGCAATCAGTGGCCCAATCTCTACCTCACCTCCGACAAGATCGGGATTGATTTCTACGCCGTCTTTCAAAGCCTCTCGGCCAAAAAGCCAAGGCTGCTAATCGCCCTATCTGACTGCTGCAATAACGTCTTACCGGAGAAGAGCGCTCCGCCGGTTGTCCCCATCCATGCCTACAAGCACTTAAAACCGATCTCATACCAGCAGGCAAACTATAAAAGGCTGTTTTTGAAAACCAAAGGGACCATTCTTATCGGGAGCTCGATCCCCGGAGAGTTTTCCTGGGGAACGGAAAGCGGGGGCCTCTATACACTGGCCCTCTTAAGGTTTTTGATTGAAGATGTAAACTCACCAAAACCCGCCGATTGGCATGTTCTCTTAGATAAGGCAGCCAAGCAGGTGGTCAGCAGAAACCTGGGGCAGACTCCCCAATACGAGCTAAACATCAGCTTAGATTAG